The following coding sequences lie in one Cotesia glomerata isolate CgM1 linkage group LG5, MPM_Cglom_v2.3, whole genome shotgun sequence genomic window:
- the LOC123265866 gene encoding prion-like-(Q/N-rich) domain-bearing protein 25 yields the protein MPILGGKCYLHEHCTVNNSICIDQTCQCGPKYNYLTDKMCMITSLGTVCKVASDCDDDYRFECSKDNICVCKENFEILNNSTCLPKLGKACWNNEKCFTENALCVDSKCQCKLGYKAALNGTCIDSMLGKSCEIDMDCDDLNHLRCSDHKVCICQIYHVTQISSCFSLLYRFCDNDIRCKVNNSICIDNLCQCRNGYVADSPSICLPSPLGRNCTSDFDCEKELYAECSNAGICVCNENHVMKNESRCEPFLGGRCYDNESCKIDNSACIENKCQCNLGFMNTDKYRCLPSSLGKFCQDSFDCDNIWHMKCSSNICICKDNHSIVNFASCMPLLGAICMFQDSCASNNSICVDHECQCLPTFERVSKDHCVPSKCNQNIYL from the exons ATGCCAATATTAGGCGGAAAGTGTTATTTACATGAACACTGCACTGTTAATAATTCTATATGTATTGATCAAACATGTCAATGCGGACCTAAATATAACTATTTGACAGATAAAATGTGTATGATTA CTTCATTAGGTACCGTCTGTAAGGTTGCGTCAGATTGTGATGATGACTATCGATTTGAATGTTCTAAAGACAACATATGtgtttgtaaagaaaattttgaaattctaaACAATTCAACATGCCTGCCAAAATTAGGCAAAGCTTGTTGGAATAATGAGAAATGTTTCACTGAGAATGCTCTCTGTGTTGACAGCAAATGTCAATGTAAACTCGGTTATAAAGCTGCACTTAATGGTACATGTATAGATT CCATGTTAGGGAAATCTTGTGAAATTGATATGGACTGTGATGATTTGAATCATTTACGATGTTCTGATCATAAAGTTTGTATCTGCCAGATATATCATGTGACTCAAATATCTTCATGTTTTTCATTGTTGTATCGATTTTGTGACAATGATATAAGATGTAAAGTTAATAATTCTATTTGCATTGACAACCTGTGTCAATGTAGAAATGGATATGTAGCTGACTCTCCTTCCATATGTTTACCAT CACCATTAGGACGAAACTGTACATCTGATTTTGATTGTGAAAAGGAGCTTTATGCAGAATGTTCAAACGCTGGTATATGTGTTTGCAATGAAAATCATGTAATGAAAAATGAATCTCGGTGTGAGCCATTCCTCGGCGGACGGTGTTACGATAATGAATCCTGCAAAATCGACAATTCGGCCTGTATTGAAAACAAGTGTCAATGTAATCTCGGTTTCATGAATACGGACAAGTACAGATGTTTGCCGT CTTCATTGGGAAAGTTTTGTCAAGATAGTTTCGATTGCGATAACATATGGCACATGAAATGTTCTTCTAATATATGTATCTGCAAAGACAACCACAGTATAGTAAACTTCGCATCATGTATGCCACTTCTCGGTGCCATTTGTATGTTTCAAGACTCGTGTGCGTCGAATAATTCAATTTGTGTGGATCACGAGTGTCAATGCCTGCCTACTTTTGAGCGTGTGTCTAAAGACCACTGTGTGCCTAGTAAATGcaatcaaaatatatatttataa